The genome window CGCCGGGCTCTACTCCCGCACACAGAGACTCGCGATCTTTATCGCAAGCTCCGCCACCATTTTGATGAGCTTGAGCAAACGACGTCATTCCCAGAACCATCACACATACCGCAACGTACTTATTCATGCTGACTCCTTTAGAATCAGATTGTAGCAGCAGCTTTTCCGCGCGCACAAAGGGATTGAGGTCCTATGGTCCTTTGTTATGACGTCTGAATTTAGCTAGACCTTCGTTAGTTGATCGTAAAGTGAACGGCTCCCATGGTTAAAGTTGCGAAGAAGGATGCAACTATAAGACACCACAAGTAGCTTAAAAGGATAAAAACACCGTCTTTTTCCATGTGACCAATAGCGCACAGAATGATTCCGACGACCGGGACGGTGTTTGAAAATGGAATTGGAAGTGGCAGTGACAGAAGCAAAGAGTTCGTCACAAATACCAAAAGATTGATGGATCTAAAAAACCAATGATCGTGCAAAAAGACTAGACGTTGCTTTACGATCTTTACCGCATAACCCCAGATTTTCTCCGCCACCTCGGAAACCTTCAGAAGAACGTCGGCCGAGACCTTTAAGTTTTCAAAGCGCTCAGGCAACCAAGGTGGTTTGTTGCGATAAAGAAAAATCGCAACTACCGCAATCAGAAAACCCAGTGGAGTTGATAGACCCGGGATGGGAATCGGTTGAAGAAAAGGAAGGCTCAGAAAAAGCATGAGCATCGCATGCCCCTCTTCTCCCAATAATTGAAAGATCCGGCGCAACGTTAAGTCACCCTTAGCTGCTTCTGCCTGCAAAAGATCCATGGCAGTAATAAAACGGCTTTTCAAACTTGCTTTCCCACCCGTCCGATTTTATCAATATGCTTTCAGTTTTAGCCGCCTTTGCGGCTTCGTTTATTTTAAAGGACTTGGTATGGATTGGAAGATTTTTGCGAGCACTTTTATCACTATTTTTCTGGCCGAAATGGGTGACAAAACGCAGTTTGCGGCTTTGGCTGCTTCTTCACAGACCAAATCCACAATGACGGTCATGATTGCCGTTGTGCTTGCTTTGGGCCTTGCGGGAATTTTAGGCGTGATTTTTGGTAAATTCCTGGGGACTTTATTAAGCCCCCAAATCATGAAATACGTTTCTGGAACTTTATTTATTCTTGTCGGTATTTGGGTTCTGACAGCTAAAGGATAACTTTAAGCCTAATGACAGTAATCTTCGCGGGACTCATTCACACCCTTGAACCCGCGATAGAGATAGAAATCCCCAGTGTTTCCCATCAAAAATGTGGAGTTGAAATTCTGTCCATAGATCAAACGCATATATGGACGACCCCGTGTCGTGTAAGCGATTTTCGCCGTCCCTAACCCCTTCAGATGAATCTCTTTATTCTTGTGATCAAGCGTGTAAGTGGAATCGAAGTTCTTTTCAAAAAGCTGAGTGTTAAAATCAAATTCTCGGTATCGCGCTGTAAACGTTTTGTTTTTCTTTAGAAAAACTTCGGTCTGCGCCACTCGCACTTGTGCAGGGTCTGTCCAAAGCTGTGTTCCTGCCCCGATAAGAACAGGAAAGCTGATGCCCTCTTCGCAAGTACCTAAAGTTTTATAATAGAAGGATTCAGGGATCCAAGAATCCGTCGCAGAAATCGACGAAGTCAGTTCTCCACAAGAAGATAGAAATAGAGCAAAAAGAATTAACGGAAGTGCCGGACGAAGAAAGCTCATACCCTTTTATAAATATATGAGAATTTCTTGTCATTCTTTGAACGACGAAATTAGAGGTTCGTCGAGTGTGGACGCAGAAATAAAAAACCCCAGGTCTAGGAGACTTGGGGTTTTTAGTTCCGGAAGCTGCTTCAGTTTCGGGCGCGCGAGGCGCCCTTCACTCTGCGGCCTGCCGCTGGTGCTGCTTCAGCTTACGCGCCTGAAGGCGCTTCAGCTCTGCCGGCTGCCGCCGCTTAGCCGCCGATTGTTGCGATCAATTGAGCGATCAACAATGAAACGACAGACATAACTTTGATCAAGATAGCGATACCAGGACCAGAAGTGTCTTTGAACGGGTCACCGACAGTGTCACCAACAACCGCTGCTTTGTGAGCATCGGAACCTTTTGGATGACCTGGCAATCCACCTTTTTCGATGAATTTCTTAGCGTTGTCCCATGCTCCACCAGCGTTTGCCATGTAAAGAGACATTGTCGCACCTACAGCCAAACCACCTGCAAGAAGACCTGCAAGAGCTTGAGGGCCTAAGATGAAACCAACAAGAACTGGCGCAAGAACCGCGATCATACCTGGCAAGATCATTTCAAACAAAGCGGCTTGAGTCGCGATGTCTACGATCTTAGCTGGTTGTGGTTCTGCTTTACCTTCACGAAGGCCTGGGATTTCTTTAAATTGACGAGCAATTTCTTTTACGATTTTTTGCGCAGCCTTACCTACCGCAGTCATAGTTGTAGAACCAACTAGGAATGGAAGAATAGAACCAAGCAAGATACCGATCAAAACTCCCGAAGAAGTTAGATCCAAAGACATCTTCGCAAGACCTGCTTTTTCACGCACATGGTTTACTTCCATGTTGAATGCAGAGAATAGAGCAAGAACTGTCAAGATCGCAGAACCGATCGCAAAACCCTTACCGATAGCTGCTGTTGTGTTACCAACGGCATCTAGTTCGTCAGTGATGTCGCGAACGTTTTTACCAAGACCTGACATTTCAGAGATACCACCGGCATTATCCGCGATAGGACCGTAAGCATCCACAGTCATAACAACTGCTGTACCTGCCAACATACCTACTGCAGAAAGAGCGATACCATAAAGACCCAAAGCTTGGTCTGCAACGTAAGCCGCGATAACAACGATCAACATTGGGATCGCTGTAGATTCCATACCT of Bdellovibrio bacteriovorus contains these proteins:
- a CDS encoding exopolysaccharide biosynthesis protein; this translates as MKSRFITAMDLLQAEAAKGDLTLRRIFQLLGEEGHAMLMLFLSLPFLQPIPIPGLSTPLGFLIAVVAIFLYRNKPPWLPERFENLKVSADVLLKVSEVAEKIWGYAVKIVKQRLVFLHDHWFFRSINLLVFVTNSLLLSLPLPIPFSNTVPVVGIILCAIGHMEKDGVFILLSYLWCLIVASFFATLTMGAVHFTIN
- a CDS encoding TMEM165/GDT1 family protein, coding for MDWKIFASTFITIFLAEMGDKTQFAALAASSQTKSTMTVMIAVVLALGLAGILGVIFGKFLGTLLSPQIMKYVSGTLFILVGIWVLTAKG